In a single window of the Nicotiana tomentosiformis chromosome 8, ASM39032v3, whole genome shotgun sequence genome:
- the LOC138898113 gene encoding uncharacterized protein, with amino-acid sequence MADLIELGMIDFYVIMGMDWLYSCFAKLDCRTRIMRLEFPNEPTIKWEGNNVIPKGRFISYLKATKMIRKGYIYHLVRVTDTTAEVPTLESVPIVNDFPDVFSDELPGIPPDREIDFGIDMMPGHVFSGEEIKVDPQKIVVVKDWPRPTTTTEIRSFLGLAGYYRRFLEGFSTLASPLTKLTQKAVKFQ; translated from the exons atggccgatcttattgaacttgggatgattgatttttatgtaataatgggaatggattggctctattcatgttttgccaaacttgaCTGTCGGACCAGaattatgaggcttgagtttcctaacgagccaactattaagtgggaggggaataatgttataccaaaaggtagatttatttcttaccttaaggccacaaagatgatcaggaagggaTATATTTATCATTTGGTACGAGTGACAGACACCACTGCTGAagtgcctacccttgaatctgtaccaattgtgaatgatTTCCCCGATGTCTtttcggatgagctccctggaatacctccagatagggagattgattttgggattgatatgatgccag GTCATGTCTTCTCCGGAGAAgaaattaaggttgatcctcaaaagattgtgGTGGTaaaggattggcctagacctactactacaacagagattcgcagtttcttgggtttggccgggtattataggaggtttttggaggggttctccactcttgcctctccattgactaaattgacgcagaaggcagttaagttccagtAG
- the LOC104101411 gene encoding agamous-like MADS-box protein AGL19, with protein MVRGKTELKRIENATSRQVTFSKRRSGLLKKAFELSVLCDAEVALIVFSPKGKLYEFSSSSTNKTIERYQKNDKYLGLNISKIADIQTTEHLKEEVATMTRKLEFLEDSKRKLLGQGLDSSSFDELQQVEEQLERSLSCIRARKNLLLREQIAHLKEEEKILMKQNADLRKRIEVLPLSLTIVPREEEDSQRQTMEVETELSIGLPQRQSSH; from the exons ATGGTGAGAGGAAAAACTGAGCTGAAAAGGATTGAAAATGCAACAAGTAGGCAAGTGACCTTCTCAAAAAGAAGAAGTGGGCTTCTTAAGAAAGCATTTGAACTTTCAGTTCTATGTGATGCAGAAGTTGCCCTTATTGTTTTCTCTCCAAAAGGAAAGCTTTATGAATTCTCAAGCTCCAG TACTAACAAGACCATAGAACGATATCAGAAGAATGACAAATATCTTGGACTCAACATATCAAAGATAGCTGATATACAAACTACTGAG CATTTGAAAGAGGAGGTTGCAACAATGACTAGAAAGCTCGAGTTTCTTGAAGATTCTAAAAG AAAGCTTTTGGGACAAGGTTTAGATTCTTCCTCCTTTGATGAACTTCAACAGGTAGAAGAACAGTTGGAACGAAGTTTAAGCTGCATTAGGGCAAGAAAG AACCTGTTACTGAGGGAACAGATTGCTCACCTAAAGGAAGAG GAAAAAATCCTAATGAAGCAAAATGCAGACTTGAGGAAAAGG ATTGAGGTGCTACCGTTGTCTTTGACAATAGTACCTCGAGAAGAGGAGGACTCTCAAAGACAAACAATGGAAGTAGAGACAGAGCTATCTATTGGACTTCCTCAAAGACAAAGCTCCCATTAA
- the LOC104101412 gene encoding protein STAY-GREEN homolog, chloroplastic-like, whose product MRILTASLLVPSKLNPEKQSSIYFYRTRRRSKKSINNSIVTVARLLEPAIFEASKLTVLFSGVDEGNHPGKLPRTYTFTHCDLTSKLTLTISQTINNSQLQGWHNRLQRDEVVAEWKKVKGKMSLHVHCHISGSHFLLDLCARLRYYIFCKELPVVLKAFIHGDGNLLQNYPELQNAPVWIYFNSNIQEFNKIECLGPLKEAASSNEVHGPHKEKTLPEPCQESCKCCFPSRSLIHGPTSISDRGL is encoded by the exons ATGAGAATTTTGACTGCTTCTCTGTTGGTTCCATCTAAGCTAAATCCTGAAAAGCAGAGCTCTATTTATTTTTACAGAACAAGAAGAAGATCCAAGAAGAGTATTAATAATTCCATAGTCACT GTGGCAAGGTTACTTGAACCAGCTATATTTGAAGCGTCAAAGTTAACGGTTCTTTTCTCAGGAGTTGATGAGGGAAATCATCCAGGAAAACTTCCAAGAACATATACATTTACTCATTGTGATCTTACTTCTAAACTTACTTTGACCATCTCCCAAACCATCAATAACTCTCAG TTGCAAGGGTGGCACAATAGACTGCAGAGAGATGAAGTGGTTGCAGAATGGAAAAAGGTTAAAGGGAAGATGTCACTTCATGTCCATTGCCATATTAGTGGAAGTCATTTCTTGTTAGACTTGTGTGCTAGGCTCAGATATTATATCTTCTGCAAAGAACTTCCTGTG GTTCTAAAAGCTTTTATTCATGGAGATGGGAATCTGCTACAAAATTACCCAGAGTTGCAAAATGCTCCAGTTTGGATTTATTTCAATTCAAACATTCAAGAATTCAACAAAATAGAGTGCTTGGGTCCGCTCAAAGAAGCTGCTTCTTCGAATGAGGTACATGGGCCCCACAAAGAAAAGACTTTACCAGAGCCTTGTCAAGAGTCTTGCAAATGTTGCTTCCCCTCAAGGAGCTTGATCCATGGGCCTACTTCAATTTCTGACCGAGGCTTGTAA